The stretch of DNA agctataaaaaattaaagtaatcaattaatattaaagttagACAAGTGCGGAGTGGGTTAGTTCATCCCGTCTCATCATTGACCTACATGAATTTCAATGTGTGGAGTGGGCCTAAGCAGGTCAATAGACCAAAATACTTAGCCCGCCCTCTACTTTTTCTTGCAGACCAACATGCCAGCCTGCATAGCTCACCTTgcattatcatttttaataaagaaaaagttgaaatacaattaaaagaaataagaagGATATACACAAACTAAATATTTACACTATTTAGGCTTTTTTTACATCTTTAGTCaattatagggttaaatatgtttttgattccttaattttcagtaaaaattgaaattagtttatattcGAAACTTTggctcaattttagaaatgcgtggatttagtccatttaatcaaattttgttaagtttatttgacgtttcaaatgcaATTCTCAGCTAAcatatcatgaaacatgtttgaaacaGTGACAAACTAGCTCGAAAGAAACGAAGAAACACTGCCCACTAGCCGAGTAGTGGAGAAAATCTTGAAGTTGTTTTAAGAATATAATAGGCATTATTGAGGAGACCAAGGACTTGTTAACGCTCTTAGTTGAAGAGCTTGCTTGTCACTTAAGACACATGAGCAATGAAGGAAGAAGAGGGAGCCACTTGATCAACTATTCCAAATAAAGGGAGAAGCTCAAAACACTCAAGGTGGAGGACAATACCAAGGAGGTATAGAAAGTAGTCCTAGTGGTAAAAGCCGCGGACATGAAGAGGAGAAAGAATAGTCCAACCAACAAAATTGGCGCAAAAGAGGACAAGGTCAATTGAGAGGGGGTCGGTCTCAGGCGTTGAGTGCTTCAAGTGTGGCAGGTATGACCATTATAAAAAGGAGTGCAAATCGGTTAAGTACTTAAGTTGTGGTAAGGTCGAAAATTTCACAATACATTGTTgatctaaaaatgaaaaaaacaacaaacaacCAATCTCGCCGAAGAATTTGAAGAAGAAGTTGAGTTATTGATGATGAGATGTAGCCCAGAAAACTTGATGGGGATCCTGGATAGCTTAGAAAGCTTTGTAGAAAGTGTGCAGATCTCGGATAGCCTGAAAAAGGACATGTAAAGCTTGGTGGAGCATGTAGATAGTTCGGTTAAGTCGGTGGAGCAAGTGGAGAGCTCAGATAGCTCAGACATGTGTGAAGACGAGCTTATTATTCAAAGGCCAGAGCTTGTAAGAGGCAATTTGTTGCAAAGAGTTGAAAAGGAAGTTAGAGACAATGTAGTTACAGGAAAGCTTAGAGAGAAGAAAACATGTTTTGCATAAGCAATGTCTGAAACTTGAACAAAATGTTTCAAAATTGCAAGAACAATTGCAAGCTGAGAAGGATTTGAGAGCTACACCGGAGGTACAAGATGAGAAGTGACGACTTGCAATGTATGAAAATATCGGTGAGATTGAGTACAACCGTACGTGGGAATGGTCTGATATCTCAAAAGGAGCTCGACTTTTTTACTGGAACCCGATTACTGACAAGACGGTCACAAGGACAAAAAAAAACCTAGCAAGGGGCAAGTCTGTCAAGGTTAAGAAGAATTCActcaaagagaagaaaaaattggtcactaaaatagCAAAGAACCCGACTaagactaaatcagtcaccaagAATGGAGACAATAAGTCAACCACAATGAAAGCAAAGTCGATCATGAAGAAAAGCGCAAAATCTGGTTATTAATGTAAAGAGCAAGCACAATATAAGAGGAGTTACTACACGTGGGAAGCCGAGATAAAAGAACGAGATGATgaataaaagaaacatttaagtTTATAGGTGGATTTATTAGATAAACTTAAATAAGGGGtagttgaaaaatgaaaaagataggAGTGtttattagtaataattatGGAGCTCATTAAATTGTCTTTTGGTCGTAGTTAAATTTAAGACTAAAAGTTTATTAATAGTATTTTGGTATACGTGTATTAATTGTATTTTGGTAATAGTTGCATTTATTTCACGTGGTTAAAGGATTAAAACTAAGGACGTAATATAATGCATGTATTACTCAAAGTTTTACTCAATAAGTCATAATATTAGAGAGTATTCAATAAAGACCGGTTGTCAACAATATTATAAGGTTAATTAGGGTTTAACGAAGAAATTTAATCATGAGTTATGAACCAAGTATGACATTAGCTTTAACCATAAACTTCAAAGATAACGTGTTTACAAAACGTCTTccttatatgtttatttattcttaCTTATTTTAGGActcaaattcatacataaatttataaCCGTTTATGctcatatttttttactcacgaaagtgttaaataaatttagatttgtatgtaatatgtttttatttaaagaacttAAAATAggagaaaagaaacaaataagaatatacatatatagctcagatttgattatatatcctatttaacTGGTGGACTAACAAAACAAATTGTAGCAATCAACTAGCATCGCAGTAAAATTAACCTCTGAGCCACATTTATCATCACCAACTAAtcttaatcaattatttaactTATTGTCAGCCACAATTTGCATAGTAGTTTACAAAAAGACTACAAGAAGGTGACGAAGGAGTGAGTGAACTAACACACAAACACCTTGTCTTATTAtcttactattttattttgattgacACGAACGATCAAACACTCCAAAAAATTCAGAGAAAAACTAGGATTTACTCATATATGTTGCCACTCTAACGAAATAGGACTTTTGCTGTGTTTTTCTGTGTTGTTACTGCTGTAATTGTCCTCAGAATTTACCTAAACCAACCCGTCGAATGATCATTGCCAGGACCATGTTTTAGTTTTGTTAGATTCTATCCTACAACAAGGTAGGCATCAGATTAATTAACCTATTGAAGTTGAATGTCATATTCATTCACCACCATTAAATAAGTGTTTATTTCGTAAACATGATACTAACACTatgtgaaaatttgtaatatagaCAACTCTTCTATTTTCTTTAACTTCAACTAAACACAgtcttcaaaacaaaaatttaaccCAAACGTcacaaaagtataaaaaaagtcaaatacaagTTAAAATGTCTTTCACTTGGGACGTTTGAAATCATAAACTTAGTGttcattatatatttactaTCATTCATTCTATTATTTTCGTTACCTGAACGGAGGTTAACCCAAAAAACAAGGGAAGGGTTTGGGGAGAATGAAAATGACATACCAAAAGTGGATAATGTTTTTGCCACATATATGATTGATGGATCTATATTAGGATTCATTCCATGCAGAGCTGACACACATGATCCAGTTGGTTGGTGGACTGTAATGTCTGTATTTTAGTTTGTGACATCCATTTGGTGAACTGTAAAAAGCCTATTAAGCCACAGCTAGGTAGATAAACATATGGTTTtgagaaaaatgagaaagaagaaatgGAAAATGGGATGAAACTAGAAAGCAATAATTGATTCCATGATGCTAGAGTTTAAGAATAGATGCATAGAATAGAAAGTGGATGTGGCAAAAGAATGAGGAGGGAGAGTGAATAAGAGGTTTTTGTGGGGACATGGTGATTAGAACAAGTACTCACCATCAATGAATTTGAGTTGTATTATTGCAGAGAGCAAGTTGGTGAGTGGACCATGCTGTACAATTACGCTAACTCATCTATCTGTCAGCTACCTTTCCAAACTTTTCGATAAAGATACTCATTCCCATTGCACAAAAATGTTATAATGCACTTCTtcatttttaatacattttcacAGTAACAGACACCAGAATTAGAACTtatgatctttttttttttctgctacCATCCCTAgaagttcatttttttataactgggttgttaaataaaaagtgaGAGTTCTCACAAGATAGGTTATAGATAGTTGAATTCCTAAAACATGTTAAAAGAATAGATTATTTCACTTCGTGAATGAAAAAGACTTtgttaaaagaaacaaaattcacTTTTGCATACTGAGAGATTTTAGTCTCATGACTTTCAACTATGATACGAGATACTTTATCCTCagaaatatgtaattttaacaGATTTGCAAGcaaattaaaatccatttttgtttaaaaatcaGCAATGGTTCTTAAGAAATTCTATGTAAGTTTAGTCCATGACAGAAGAATCTCAGAAAACCTTCTTTGCATTATATTTATCAGTAAAGTATCTGTTAGTTTTACTAGTGAATGATCTCAATGAGTAATTTGCATACATATCTTTTCTTTGAATCATGAAATCAGAAGAgaagaatttgagttttgtTGCAGAGAAAGCATTGGGGTGAGTAAAAGTGTTTGTGAAAATTTTGTGAGACTAATGAAGTGGGGTATCGGGAGGGCACGTGTGTGAGAAACATTTTTAGGAGTGGTGACAGTGACACAGCTATCATCAACTACAAGTCATTTGTAGAGAAAGTCTCTTGAGTTAAGGACGCGTAGATAATGTGTCTCTTCAAGATAGCAATGTGAATATGTGGCCATAGGATCCATCTACCAACAACACCTAAATCcaggaggaagaagaaattttgAGAATGAATCAGTGAAGAGGTTAGAGAAGAAAGGGACATCAATCATCGTCCATATATGCTTCCATCTTTTTCCACACTCATCAACTTTTTCGCATGCAAACATCTTAAGGGTCAGTCTCTACTTTTTGACCATAAATAAAGGAGATAAATAAAACTGTGTAACATTAAAGACCAAGGACTTCTACATACACTGGTGGTTTTGTCTAATAAAACTACGTAACATGGAATTGGTATAGTGTAGTGGTAGCAGTAGTTGCTTGATTTTGACACTTGGTCTATTTGATCAAACACATTGCTGCACAACTTTCTTTTACGTACTTCCATCCCTGCTGCCACATTATGGTGAATCCAAATCTGCTGCAAACTTTTAATGTGCCAAAGCTCACCCCATCTAATATTAttctttgaatttgaatatataCTATAATAAACTGATATAAACTAAACTTTAATATCATCTGATGCgtgaatgatatatatataatataacaaactATGTTACATGTTAATAAATCTAAGATTTTGAGCTTGGATCCTGACATTCATGGCTTATCAGTGAGTGTGATTCAGGTAAGGAGGGTGTGAGTTATTGTAGATATTTGTGGGAAAAATGAAAACTAGAAAAAAGAAGACAGAAACAGCTGTTCACAGTTTACACTGTGACCAAACCATAGAACTGAGATATTCGGTGCACGTTTGGCTATGAGCCTATGACCGTTGGATTGGTCTTTGATTGACTCAGAGAGTTCATGATGGCAATtatggaaaaattaaatatccaGGTGGGGCCCTCTTGGCTTAACTATTTTTGTGCCAGAACTTGTTAGGTGTGATCTTGGGCATGGTTAAAgcaagagaataaaataaaaggaaatattaGTCTGCCAAAGAAATTTTCTAGAAAAAGTAGCATAGTGAAATCCTACTCATTTAATGGTAACTGAAAGAAGGAATTTGTATGGTGCAACTGCAAGAAGCAGTgagtgatgaagatgaaaagtGGTTTCCATTTAATGGAAGTTGTAGGCTTGGTAGCATTTACATTTGCTTTGAGGTGTGGCACTGCAAAGATCAAAACTTTTGTCTGTGTGGCTGTGAGGAAGTGATGCTTTGCTTGATGCttggaaaaacaaaaccaaaaggCATGAGGATGTGATGCTCATTTTTCTAGTTTTAGTTTTTATCCACAAGCTTTTGTTTTGTGACTTGTAATAACTTTGTAACCTATAAACCCACACAACCTCAACCTCCACCACCCCTCTCATCTcttactcttttttcttttgttttctttgtccAAGACATTGGCTTTGGAGTCCGAGGTACAGTCTTGGAAGGATTCACCACATTCCTCACCACCCTTTGTGTCCTCCAACTTCTCTGCAACATTTCCTCGCTTTCTAGGCCCTTGTCTCACGGTACACGCATCTGCCTCTAAATCTTTGAGCTTttcattcatttcttttttgtttcttccaAATCTCAACATGGGAATCCGTGTTTTGGATCAAGCCTTTGATTCTTGAAACACAACTTGTCTTTCAAGTTAAACCTCCCATCACTGCAGCAACATATATGTGTCTCACTCCATCATTGTTTGTAATTAGTATTGCTTCACGTTCACCGCTTTTCTCATCAATAAATCCACTCAACTCATGCAAAGTGTTGTTATACTTTCGCAATTATTGTACTTGATGTCTGATTTTTGCTTTCAAACAACACAATGGCTGTGATAGTTCTGCACTTATCATAATGCCATTCAGAAGCATACTGCGTGAGCTCAAGGAGATTGGAGAGGGTATCAGCAACATGTATAGAAGAGGGGGAGAGGGAAAACATGTGCATCGCCATGGAAAATCTCACATTGCACCAGAATGTTCTCTACCACCatcctcctcttcctcctcctcctcatcttcttcttcctcttcctcttcttcatcACAGAGTCGTTGGGCTAACTTACCACCAGAGTTGCTTTTAGACATAATTCAAAGGTTGGAAGCCAGTGAAACATCATGGCCTGCACGTAGAGCACTTGTGGCATGTTCCTCAGTTTGTAGGCTGTGGAGAGAGATAACAAAGGATGTGGTGAAGACACCAGAACAGTGTGGTTTGCTCACTTTTCCTATATCACTGAAGCAGGTAATTTTAAAACTCTCTAGataatttatactttatttacTTCAGGGTTGGTAGTAAATGATACTAATATctgatttcttttgtttttcttttacttgtGTTGATCCCTTTCGTTTATCAGCCTGGTCCAAGAGACTCACCAATCCAGTGTTTTATTAGGAGAGAAAGAGTGTCTTCAACATATTGTTTATATCTCGGCCTGAGCCCTGGTAATTTCTGTATTCACATTATCCATTCTCCACTTGCAAATAGTTCTGTAAGAATTTCAGTAAAATGTTGAGATTTTTGGGAAACTAAGGTCAGATTTCGGATCTTGAATAAATCACCCTCTGAGGATCTTTTCTTTTGGTAGTTTCTTCGTTAGAGATCTTTGATCATCATGCTATGTTTCTGGTGAAGCGTGTCTTAGTTTTTATTCATGAAACTTTGTTGTGACGATAATAGGTTGGATCATTGCTTTGGCAGGATAAATTCGTGAGAATACAAAAAACCTTGTTTTATCTTGCTGTATATAGCTTGTACTGACAAATGAAGATTCAAGGATATTTGCTATAAATGTAACTGTAGCGACGGTGATGAAATATTATATGATCTTTGTGTTCACAAAATTTATTCTTGATTTGCATATAGTTTTGTTAGAGATTCAGAAAACATACGTGATTCCTCTTCGAATCTATTTGTTATAACTTGGAAATGTACTGCACCAGTGGATGGCATAGATTTTTATATGGACAAAACTTAGATGTAGTTTTTTTTGGTACTTTTAGTCCTATTCTCTAATCAAACTTGAAGTTTCACCTCACAAACTTATATACACCTTTAATACAACTTTTCTATTTCATGGATTATCCAAACTTTAATCTTGATGGAAGAACACTAGCAAAAGCACCTGAGAAATTGCATCTAAGTTCTGTCCTTTTTTTGTTACCTagtatgaaaatatatttttgatttcGAGACTTCTTTTATGTTCTAGTTACCTTTTGTTTCATATGCTCATCAAATCACCTTATTGGAAGTGAATCACAGTATGCTTCTGCTGATATACGTTTGACTGGAATCTGTTTTCCTTTTCAATTTCTACTCTTTCGTTGCACTTTGTTTGAGAATTGTAATATTGTATTTGCAGCCCTTTCTGGTGATATGAGCAAACTGCTACTGGCAGCAAAGAAGATTCGAAGGGCAACATGTACagaatttttaatatcattGGTTGCAGATGATTTCTCTCGAACAAGCAACACTTACATTGGAAAGTTGAGGTTAGTCTCACATCTCTGCTCTCATCTTCTGATATACTATTCTACTTTCTTTTGTTGACTTGATCTGTAAGCAATGAACAGGTCTAATTTTCTTGGCACCAAGTTCATGATCCTGGATGGCGAGTCCCCACATGATTCTTCACTTCCATTGAACTGCAAGTTGCAGCAAAGAGTCCATCTGAAGCAGGTACTTCCCAAggttgctgctgctgctgctaaCTACAAAGTGGCCACAGTATCTTATGAACTCAATGTCCTCCGAACAAGAGGACCAAGGCGAATGCGGTGTACGATGCACTTGATTCCCATATCTGCAATCCAAGAAGGAGGAAGTGCTCCAACTCCTTTGAAGTTTACAAATTATCTTAATGAGCATGTATCTGTCAccacccccaccaccaccaccacctcagACTCAAAAGGAAGTAAGTCAGAAGTTGTTGAGTTTGACACAAATGAGACTGAAAGTACTCAAGAATCAAGCCAGAGGGCAAGGGAACCATTGGTTTTGAAAAACAAGGCCCCGAGATGGCATGAACAACTGCAATGCTGGTGCTTGAATTTCAAGGGAAGGGTTACAGTGGCCTCTGTGAAGAACTTCCAGCTCGTGGCAGCTGCTGAACCATGCCAAAATGTTTCAGCTGCTGAACATGAAAAAGTGATTCTACAATTTGGAAAAATCGGGAAGGACATATTCACCATGGATTACCGATACCCCCTCTCAGCTTTTCAAGCCTTTGCAATATGTTTGAGCAGCTTTGACACAAAACCAGCTTGTGAATGATTGATATCACGACTGGTGCCTACACCATTGTTGTCGATTGTGTCACTCTTCCTTGATATAAAATGTACATATTTTCGTAAGGAAGGAGAGAAGAAGCTGGATCAAACAAACAGCTCTCGTTCTAATGAGTACTTTAATTCTGCATGCACAAGTTTAATCTGTGTAATGCTATCTTTTAGGATTCATGTTTAATGGCAACTCTACTGTAAACAAGTTTGTTAGCGTAATTTCCTCAAGCATCACCCACATAAAAGAACATAACCATCTTcgtaattttcttataatgaaCAACTCAATAAAAATATCACAGAGCATAACATAAAAATGAcatgatatatgataaattacaTAATGTGGATGTTGTTAACACTTATTGTTGTTACTAAGAGTGTTTGTAATTCCACTACACAGTCTATTTTGGATTTTTGAAGGGATACATGTGCTTGTTTCTTCTTCACATTATCTCAATGTCTTCAATATCCTTGTCACAACTGAACTTGCAACTTTGACGGCGACGTTTATCATGTGATTCGAGGGAAGGCCCTCTGATGCTTCTTCCAACCGTGGGCTGGTACGTGGACTTCTCGGCCCGGTTGATGTTGAACTGAGTCCTCTGAGTTTCCAAGCCCGGCTTAGGCTTATCATGGGGCCTGATGGGCTCGGAGGGCTTTTGTGGAAGAGCAATTTGAACACCAGGGTCTCTTTCAGAGATTGAACCATGAAACATGAGTGAGTTATTGATGCTTTGTATGTTGCTGTTGACATATGCCATCCCCagctcttcttcttcttcttcttcttcatcttcattgGTGTTTTCTTCTCCATCAGTGGTCACCTCGTTGGTCTCTTCAGGATCACTCTTGTAGGCTCGGTGTATGTGGATTGAATCCTCTTTCTTAGCTGTCTCAGAACCTAAGTGCATTGTGGCTCCTCTAT from Vigna unguiculata cultivar IT97K-499-35 chromosome 8, ASM411807v1, whole genome shotgun sequence encodes:
- the LOC114194298 gene encoding tubby-like F-box protein 5; the protein is MPFRSILRELKEIGEGISNMYRRGGEGKHVHRHGKSHIAPECSLPPSSSSSSSSSSSSSSSSSSQSRWANLPPELLLDIIQRLEASETSWPARRALVACSSVCRLWREITKDVVKTPEQCGLLTFPISLKQPGPRDSPIQCFIRRERVSSTYCLYLGLSPALSGDMSKLLLAAKKIRRATCTEFLISLVADDFSRTSNTYIGKLRSNFLGTKFMILDGESPHDSSLPLNCKLQQRVHLKQVLPKVAAAAANYKVATVSYELNVLRTRGPRRMRCTMHLIPISAIQEGGSAPTPLKFTNYLNEHVSVTTPTTTTTSDSKGSKSEVVEFDTNETESTQESSQRAREPLVLKNKAPRWHEQLQCWCLNFKGRVTVASVKNFQLVAAAEPCQNVSAAEHEKVILQFGKIGKDIFTMDYRYPLSAFQAFAICLSSFDTKPACE